A region of the Candidatus Acetothermia bacterium genome:
TTCGTCCACCGGAACGGGCGGCCGTCGTGGTTGAAGCGGTCGATGTAGGCGAGGATCTTCTCCACCAGGTCGTCCTTCGTCGGGAACACCCCCCGCTGATGCTTGGGCTTGGCGTGCCAGGCTTGGACCTCCTTCGAGCGGTGGGTGATCACGTTGTCGAGGATCACGTGGATCTCCCCGCTGGGGTACGCCTGGAGGAGGTGGTTCATGAACGCCAGGAACTCTCGGGATCGGTGACGGTCCTCGATCCGCGGGATCACCCGTCCAGCATGGACCTCCAGCGCTGCAAAGAGCTGCACCGTGCCGTTGCG
Encoded here:
- a CDS encoding transposase — encoded protein: RNGTVQLFAALEVHAGRVIPRIEDRHRSREFLAFMNHLLQAYPSGEIHVILDNVITHRSKEVQAWHAKPKHQRGVFPTKDDLVEKILAYIDRFNHDGRPFRWTKTADQILRSLSKLTRH